One Porphyromonas pogonae genomic region harbors:
- a CDS encoding DoxX family protein, translated as MQNKKISSYIMQGLRYLLAVFMIYAGAQHFMKPLFYIPFVPAFLPWKECIVLLSGIAEVLVGACLFFPPRISRWGGLAVFVMMLVFMPIHIWDVFSDTPAIGNHKVAIIRVFVQIIFLLWTWSVYRFLSRKNQYNA; from the coding sequence ATGCAGAATAAAAAAATCAGCTCATACATCATGCAAGGCCTGCGCTATCTTCTTGCTGTATTTATGATATACGCAGGGGCCCAACACTTCATGAAACCTTTGTTTTACATTCCTTTTGTTCCGGCATTTTTGCCTTGGAAAGAATGTATAGTATTGCTCTCAGGTATTGCGGAAGTATTGGTAGGAGCATGCCTTTTCTTTCCTCCTCGTATATCTCGTTGGGGAGGACTTGCGGTATTTGTGATGATGCTTGTGTTTATGCCCATTCATATTTGGGATGTTTTCTCAGATACACCGGCCATAGGCAATCATAAAGTTGCTATTATACGTGTCTTTGTACAGATTATTTTCCTTCTTTGGACATGGAGCGTTTATAGGTTCCTATCCCGCAAAAACCAATACAACGCCTAA
- a CDS encoding cytochrome d ubiquinol oxidase subunit II: MDYTTLQQYWWCLVSLLGALLVFLLFVQGGQSLIFSLGKSEINRKMLVNSTGRKWEFTFTTLVTFGGAFFASFPLFYSTSFGGAYWVWMLILFCFIIQAVSYEYQSKHGNVWGKKTYQVFLFVNGVLAPVLLGAAVSTFFTGSNFIVNKNSIMDIMGGNQIISQWVPYKGVQLHGLEAVLNPWNVVLGLAVFFLSRTTALLYFINNINNEFVEKESHKRLIVNAACFLVFFLAYVGFMLTATGYAVDPATGIISLEPYKYLHNFLAMPLVLIVFLLGVVGVLAGLILTLLKPHFKKGIWLEGTGVVLAVWAMLLVAGLNNTSYYPSVADMQSSLTIYNSSSSPFTLKVMSYVSLLIPFVLAYIYYAWRSLDLHKITKEEMEVSDHTY; this comes from the coding sequence ATGGATTATACAACATTACAGCAATATTGGTGGTGCTTGGTTTCGCTGTTGGGAGCCTTGTTAGTTTTTCTCCTTTTCGTTCAGGGAGGACAGTCTTTGATTTTCAGTTTAGGAAAATCTGAAATCAATCGTAAGATGCTGGTCAACTCCACCGGTCGCAAATGGGAGTTTACTTTCACCACACTGGTTACTTTCGGGGGAGCATTCTTTGCTTCATTCCCACTCTTTTACTCTACCAGTTTCGGTGGAGCCTATTGGGTGTGGATGCTCATATTGTTTTGCTTTATCATTCAGGCAGTCTCTTACGAGTACCAAAGTAAGCACGGTAATGTCTGGGGTAAGAAAACCTATCAGGTATTCCTCTTTGTCAATGGAGTACTTGCACCCGTACTCCTCGGAGCAGCAGTATCCACATTCTTTACAGGATCCAATTTTATAGTCAATAAAAACTCCATTATGGATATCATGGGAGGTAATCAGATTATTTCCCAGTGGGTCCCTTACAAAGGAGTGCAACTTCACGGACTTGAAGCAGTGCTCAATCCTTGGAATGTAGTTTTGGGCTTGGCAGTATTCTTCCTTTCACGTACCACAGCATTGCTTTATTTTATCAATAATATCAACAATGAGTTTGTGGAAAAGGAAAGCCACAAGAGACTTATCGTCAATGCCGCATGCTTCCTTGTGTTTTTCTTGGCTTACGTAGGTTTTATGCTCACAGCTACGGGGTATGCAGTAGATCCTGCTACAGGAATTATCTCACTCGAACCCTACAAATATCTTCACAATTTCTTGGCTATGCCTCTTGTCCTGATTGTTTTTCTTTTGGGAGTAGTAGGCGTATTGGCCGGTCTTATTCTGACTCTGCTCAAGCCTCATTTCAAAAAAGGTATTTGGCTCGAGGGTACAGGAGTAGTATTGGCAGTATGGGCTATGCTTTTAGTAGCCGGTCTCAACAATACCTCATATTATCCTTCAGTGGCAGATATGCAAAGTTCGCTCACGATCTATAATAGTTCTTCAAGTCCCTTTACGCTCAAAGTTATGAGTTATGTATCATTACTCATACCTTTTGTGCTGGCATATATCTACTACGCTTGGAGATCTCTGGATTTACACAAGATCACCAAAGAAGAGATGGAAGTATCCGATCATACTTACTAA
- a CDS encoding TetR/AcrR family transcriptional regulator, whose translation MGLDNLTETLPEKELALLKAALEMINNSGFHDAPMSKIAKNAGVAVGTIYIYFKSKQELINKLYITVKRDFCQKAFGNIELNEHKPDEATFRQLWYNIANYKIKNKAESAFLMQCDTSPIVDKETFKKGIEFMNPLLEIWQYGKENKIIKDVSSYLLYAYFVYPINFLIFTAYERYDSQECESLFGEAYRAAWDAIKLR comes from the coding sequence ATGGGGTTGGACAACTTGACGGAAACATTACCGGAAAAGGAATTAGCACTGCTCAAAGCAGCATTGGAGATGATCAATAACAGTGGCTTTCATGATGCGCCCATGTCCAAGATTGCAAAAAACGCGGGCGTAGCTGTAGGCACTATCTACATTTACTTCAAGAGTAAGCAAGAGCTTATCAACAAGCTTTATATCACTGTAAAACGTGATTTCTGCCAAAAAGCCTTCGGCAACATCGAGCTAAACGAGCATAAACCTGACGAAGCTACTTTCCGCCAACTATGGTACAATATTGCAAACTACAAAATTAAAAATAAAGCAGAGTCGGCCTTTCTGATGCAATGCGACACATCTCCCATTGTAGACAAAGAGACTTTCAAGAAAGGAATCGAATTCATGAATCCTTTATTGGAGATATGGCAATATGGCAAAGAAAATAAAATCATCAAAGATGTTTCGAGCTATCTGCTTTACGCCTATTTTGTATATCCTATCAATTTCCTCATTTTCACAGCATATGAGAGATATGACAGCCAAGAGTGCGAAAGCCTTTTCGGAGAAGCCTATCGTGCCGCATGGGATGCTATCAAATTGAGATAA
- a CDS encoding metal-sulfur cluster assembly factor, translated as MENEFMQLEENIVMMLKTVYDPEIPVNIYDLGLIYNVDVDDQNFVTITMTLTAPNCPAADFIIEDVKMKVESIKGVKGVMINLTFEPEWNKDMMSEEALLELGFM; from the coding sequence ATGGAAAATGAATTTATGCAACTGGAAGAAAACATCGTAATGATGCTAAAAACGGTGTACGACCCCGAAATTCCGGTAAATATATATGATCTTGGGCTTATTTATAATGTAGATGTTGATGACCAGAACTTCGTCACCATCACCATGACACTTACAGCGCCCAATTGCCCGGCGGCAGACTTTATCATAGAAGATGTAAAAATGAAAGTAGAGAGTATAAAAGGAGTCAAAGGCGTTATGATTAATCTCACTTTTGAGCCTGAGTGGAATAAAGATATGATGAGCGAAGAGGCTTTATTAGAGCTCGGATTTATGTAA
- a CDS encoding NAD(P)-dependent oxidoreductase, with amino-acid sequence MAKILIAFNTLKEGFEELKEKHQVTFAPEGRDFTADELMDMVADYDVLCSVFDIPITKDLIAKGNNLKLISNYAVGYNNIDIDFAREKGIVVTNTPKSVVEPTAELAMALMMSCSRKTVELDRLMRQERDNLKITRLDRLGCDLYGKTIGIVGYGNIGEAVARRCRAFGMKVLYNKRNRLDEATEKEKELTYASLEEILKRCDVISVHTPYSASSHHLFGEKEFGMMKDGAIFINTSRGAVVDEAALVKALQSGTIRAAGLDVFENKDIPSPQLYELENVCMTPHVGTQTYDARLSMIHELVDNVLGFLQEDRPISRVV; translated from the coding sequence ATGGCAAAGATATTAATAGCGTTCAATACCCTCAAAGAGGGTTTTGAAGAATTGAAAGAGAAACACCAAGTCACTTTCGCGCCGGAAGGCAGAGACTTTACAGCAGACGAACTCATGGACATGGTAGCTGACTATGATGTACTATGCTCCGTATTTGACATCCCTATAACTAAAGACCTCATAGCAAAAGGGAACAACCTAAAACTGATCTCCAACTATGCAGTAGGCTACAATAATATAGATATTGATTTCGCTCGTGAAAAAGGCATCGTTGTTACTAACACGCCCAAATCAGTGGTGGAACCTACAGCAGAGCTTGCTATGGCATTGATGATGAGTTGCTCGAGAAAAACGGTAGAATTGGACCGACTCATGAGACAAGAGAGAGATAACCTCAAGATCACGCGTCTGGACAGATTGGGCTGTGATCTCTATGGCAAGACAATAGGCATTGTGGGGTATGGCAATATCGGAGAAGCCGTAGCCCGACGATGTAGAGCCTTTGGGATGAAGGTCCTATACAACAAACGTAATAGGCTGGACGAAGCTACTGAAAAAGAGAAGGAGCTTACCTACGCTTCTTTGGAAGAAATACTGAAACGATGCGATGTTATTTCTGTACATACACCTTACAGCGCTTCGTCTCACCATCTGTTCGGAGAAAAAGAGTTCGGCATGATGAAGGACGGGGCTATATTTATCAATACATCTCGGGGAGCTGTGGTAGACGAAGCGGCTTTGGTCAAAGCACTTCAAAGTGGCACTATACGAGCCGCAGGACTAGATGTTTTTGAGAATAAAGATATCCCCTCGCCTCAGCTCTATGAATTGGAAAATGTGTGTATGACTCCGCACGTAGGCACTCAAACATATGATGCACGCTTATCCATGATACACGAGCTTGTGGATAATGTACTGGGCTTCTTACAAGAAGACCGCCCCATAAGCAGAGTGGTATAA
- a CDS encoding glycoside hydrolase family 10 protein: protein MSKHCKIALVLTLAVSMLAVSCGTRKSALKEQVEYLPAKREFRGAWVPTIHRNEYSRLTADQARNLLLARISDLRRAGCNAVIFQIRPEADAWYDSPYEPWSRFLTGVQGQAPNPAWDPLAFVIEECHKRGMEVHAWINPYRASANLSNKLSLKHPYHVHPEWFVTYNNQLFFDPGIPACRGYICNIVKDVVSRYDVDAIHMDDYFYPYPVAGEPFPDQTSFATYGIPEGYTPANKADWRRKNVNMLIKEIKSTILETKPWVRFGISPFGIYRNKRNWAKGSNTNGLQNYDDLYADVMEWEKRGWIDYVLPQLYWNIGNKAADYQELSQWWSKSMTSKSHLYFGQHIRRTMDGRQMAPKMLLARRFSQGNAWWPAEDIWSNYKGFADTLTRKYQKHPALLPEYSHMYQGIPDAVPSLHAEWVPDGFVLMWEDVRDQSRADPTKPYYYAVYAFPKGVKVDIDDPRALVSISNTPYYKLPFRDGKFKFTYVVTTIDRFWNESKAKKITVKL, encoded by the coding sequence ATGTCGAAACATTGTAAGATAGCCCTTGTGCTTACCTTGGCGGTAAGTATGCTGGCAGTAAGTTGCGGTACTCGCAAAAGCGCATTGAAAGAGCAAGTGGAATATCTTCCTGCCAAACGAGAATTTCGAGGAGCTTGGGTCCCTACCATCCACCGCAATGAGTACAGCAGACTTACAGCTGATCAGGCACGAAATCTTCTATTGGCAAGGATATCCGATCTTCGCCGTGCGGGCTGTAATGCCGTAATCTTCCAAATACGTCCCGAAGCCGATGCTTGGTATGATTCACCTTATGAGCCATGGAGTAGATTCCTTACCGGAGTGCAAGGACAAGCGCCCAATCCTGCATGGGATCCTCTCGCTTTTGTAATAGAAGAGTGCCATAAAAGGGGAATGGAAGTACATGCCTGGATCAATCCTTACAGGGCATCCGCAAATCTGTCTAATAAATTGAGCCTAAAACATCCTTACCACGTGCACCCCGAGTGGTTTGTCACGTATAATAACCAACTTTTTTTCGATCCCGGCATCCCGGCATGCAGGGGCTACATCTGTAATATTGTCAAGGATGTGGTGTCTCGATACGATGTGGATGCTATACATATGGACGATTATTTTTATCCATATCCTGTAGCGGGAGAGCCTTTCCCTGATCAAACAAGTTTTGCCACCTATGGTATTCCTGAGGGATATACTCCTGCCAACAAAGCCGACTGGCGCAGGAAAAATGTAAACATGCTGATCAAGGAAATCAAGTCAACCATTTTGGAGACCAAGCCATGGGTGAGATTTGGCATAAGCCCTTTCGGGATATATCGTAACAAAAGGAACTGGGCCAAAGGAAGTAATACCAACGGATTACAAAACTATGATGACTTGTATGCCGATGTAATGGAATGGGAAAAGCGCGGTTGGATAGACTATGTATTGCCACAATTGTATTGGAACATTGGTAATAAAGCAGCAGATTATCAAGAATTATCGCAATGGTGGAGCAAAAGCATGACTAGCAAGTCGCATCTCTATTTCGGACAGCATATCCGAAGAACGATGGATGGGCGTCAAATGGCTCCTAAAATGTTGCTCGCCCGTAGATTCTCGCAGGGTAATGCTTGGTGGCCTGCCGAAGACATCTGGAGCAATTACAAGGGGTTTGCTGATACGCTGACACGAAAATACCAAAAACACCCTGCACTTTTGCCGGAATATAGCCATATGTACCAAGGTATCCCGGATGCGGTGCCTTCATTACATGCCGAGTGGGTACCTGATGGTTTTGTACTGATGTGGGAGGATGTACGGGATCAGAGTCGTGCCGATCCTACCAAACCTTATTACTATGCTGTATATGCTTTCCCCAAAGGTGTCAAAGTCGATATTGATGATCCTCGAGCCTTGGTAAGCATATCCAATACGCCTTATTACAAGCTACCGTTTCGTGACGGTAAATTTAAGTTCACATATGTCGTTACCACTATCGATAGGTTTTGGAACGAGAGCAAAGCCAAGAAGATAACGGTAAAGCTATAG
- a CDS encoding MerR family transcriptional regulator: MKTNSKIFYSISEVAAMFQLEQSTLRYWEKEFPLLRPNTTNKGTRKYTHKDIENIRTVQHLLKVKGMKIDAARKTLSMNYDDAARKVELISRMKSIRNELVSLKKALDVIEPEAQPAQECMTAG, from the coding sequence ATGAAAACAAATAGTAAAATATTCTATTCTATCAGCGAAGTCGCGGCTATGTTTCAATTGGAGCAGTCGACCCTGCGATATTGGGAGAAGGAGTTTCCTTTATTGCGTCCCAACACTACCAATAAAGGCACCAGAAAGTACACTCATAAGGATATTGAGAATATCCGTACGGTGCAGCACTTGCTCAAGGTCAAGGGTATGAAAATAGATGCTGCGCGTAAGACATTGTCTATGAATTATGATGATGCTGCGCGTAAAGTAGAACTCATCAGTCGTATGAAAAGTATAAGGAATGAACTCGTCAGTTTAAAAAAGGCTCTAGATGTAATAGAGCCTGAAGCTCAGCCGGCGCAAGAATGCATGACTGCCGGATAA
- a CDS encoding NADP-dependent oxidoreductase, translating into MNREIIFKSRPVGMVSRDNFEIKEVSGSYELHDGEVLVRALYISVDPYMRGRMSDSKSYIPPFETGKPLEGGVVAEVVESKSGALSKGEVVLGNLPWKEEQVVRADKLNKVDANIAPASYYLGILGMPGLTAYLGLTRIGAPKSGETVVISGAAGAVGSVVGQIAKIMGCHVVGIAGSEEKANFLKNELGFDAVINYKTAGDLSKAVAECCPNGVDVYYDNVGGEVSDAVLLHINRFARIILCGQISLYNSTEMPMGPRPQVALVKNSALMKGFIVNDYNEYYPEAIKQLAEWIKEGKLLYHETVLQGFDKLPEAFIGLFEGRNTGKLLVKVSK; encoded by the coding sequence ATGAACAGAGAAATTATTTTTAAGTCGAGACCTGTGGGAATGGTGTCTCGCGACAATTTTGAGATAAAAGAAGTATCCGGAAGTTATGAATTGCATGACGGAGAAGTCCTTGTACGGGCATTGTATATATCTGTAGACCCATACATGAGAGGCCGTATGTCGGATTCTAAGTCATACATTCCCCCTTTTGAAACGGGCAAGCCTCTGGAAGGCGGTGTAGTTGCAGAGGTCGTGGAAAGCAAGTCAGGTGCACTCTCGAAAGGCGAGGTTGTGCTGGGCAATTTACCTTGGAAAGAAGAGCAAGTGGTACGAGCTGATAAGCTCAACAAGGTGGATGCCAACATAGCTCCTGCAAGTTATTATCTGGGTATATTAGGTATGCCGGGACTTACTGCCTATCTGGGGCTGACTCGTATAGGGGCACCTAAGTCCGGTGAAACAGTAGTGATATCAGGAGCTGCCGGAGCTGTGGGTTCGGTAGTGGGTCAAATAGCCAAAATCATGGGTTGCCACGTAGTGGGTATAGCGGGGAGTGAGGAGAAGGCAAACTTCCTGAAGAATGAGTTGGGCTTTGATGCCGTGATCAACTATAAGACAGCCGGAGATCTTTCCAAAGCTGTAGCCGAGTGTTGCCCCAATGGCGTGGATGTCTATTATGACAACGTAGGGGGAGAAGTATCGGATGCTGTACTGCTTCACATCAATAGATTTGCGAGGATTATCCTTTGTGGGCAGATCTCTCTTTACAACAGTACTGAGATGCCTATGGGACCTCGTCCGCAAGTCGCTTTGGTAAAAAACAGCGCTCTTATGAAAGGCTTTATAGTCAATGACTACAATGAGTACTACCCCGAAGCCATAAAACAACTTGCCGAATGGATCAAAGAAGGAAAACTTCTTTATCATGAGACTGTATTGCAAGGGTTCGATAAGCTGCCCGAAGCTTTCATCGGACTTTTTGAAGGAAGAAATACCGGTAAACTACTCGTCAAAGTGTCAAAATAA
- a CDS encoding NAD(P)H-dependent oxidoreductase, with the protein MELTKALEWRYATKKFDTEKKVSEEDLATIKEAIRLSPSSIGLQPYVVLTVKDPAIRQQLQPLAWGQPQITEASHLLVFCNMTSLPAEYIDACAELHRSERNGDEAMVQQFKGVAAKIASDKNAEQLAAWTAHETFISVGIAIAACAELKIDACPMGGFEPKEVNRILGLDAQGLNAVHILPIGYRSAEDAYEKLPKVRKPETMLFPEI; encoded by the coding sequence ATGGAATTAACTAAAGCCCTAGAATGGCGCTATGCGACTAAAAAGTTCGATACTGAGAAAAAAGTGAGCGAAGAAGACCTCGCTACAATTAAGGAAGCTATCCGACTTTCTCCCTCATCCATAGGATTACAACCTTACGTGGTATTGACCGTAAAAGATCCGGCAATACGTCAGCAACTACAACCTTTGGCTTGGGGACAACCACAAATCACCGAAGCTTCGCACCTGCTTGTTTTTTGTAACATGACTTCCCTTCCGGCTGAATATATCGATGCTTGTGCCGAACTGCACCGATCTGAACGCAATGGTGACGAAGCCATGGTACAACAATTCAAAGGGGTGGCTGCTAAAATAGCATCCGACAAAAATGCCGAACAACTTGCCGCATGGACAGCCCACGAAACGTTTATTAGCGTAGGCATAGCTATAGCAGCATGCGCAGAGCTCAAGATAGATGCTTGTCCTATGGGAGGTTTCGAACCCAAGGAAGTAAATCGTATTCTTGGACTTGATGCTCAGGGACTCAATGCCGTTCACATCCTACCTATTGGTTACAGATCTGCAGAGGATGCTTACGAAAAGCTACCCAAAGTACGCAAACCGGAAACGATGCTTTTTCCTGAAATTTAA
- a CDS encoding catalase family protein, whose amino-acid sequence MIDQSKEQQLIAEMESILQEKMEKDYAQGETKRDAHPKTLGLMQAKFRVMEDIPSQVSQVAGIFSTPGEYQAWVRFSNASGSIQSDQKKDFRGIGIKLMGVEGERLNQDEKQTQDFLLMTYPIMPLGTVQLFRDAVYYSIKKSPLLLVLKFLFGGHASILKHLAQGKKHDTSPLDLNYWSTTPYRLGDTAVKYKLVPTSTYRSALPSHLTSDYLRDNMKKHLQNAPATFDFMIQYFKDEQTTPIEDAAIEWKEFDAPYIKVAELSIDPQDFCTARHEELSEALTFSPSNTLKANEPLGGINRARITIYRNLSLFRHRRNGKKLYEPLPENITKD is encoded by the coding sequence ATGATCGATCAATCAAAAGAACAGCAGCTCATAGCCGAAATGGAATCCATCCTACAAGAAAAGATGGAGAAGGACTATGCACAAGGCGAAACCAAGCGTGATGCTCACCCTAAAACATTGGGACTGATGCAAGCTAAGTTCCGCGTTATGGAAGATATTCCCTCTCAAGTGTCACAGGTGGCAGGAATTTTTTCTACTCCGGGCGAATATCAGGCATGGGTAAGATTTTCCAACGCCAGCGGCAGTATACAATCCGACCAAAAGAAGGACTTCCGCGGCATAGGCATCAAACTGATGGGTGTAGAAGGAGAAAGGCTCAATCAGGATGAGAAGCAAACTCAAGATTTTTTGCTGATGACCTATCCTATCATGCCTTTGGGTACTGTACAGCTTTTCCGTGATGCAGTATATTACTCCATCAAGAAAAGTCCGCTACTCCTCGTGCTCAAATTTCTCTTTGGTGGCCATGCTTCCATACTCAAGCATCTTGCCCAAGGCAAGAAACACGACACATCTCCCCTTGATCTCAATTACTGGAGCACCACTCCCTATAGATTGGGTGATACGGCTGTAAAATACAAATTAGTACCGACCTCCACTTATCGGTCTGCTCTCCCTTCGCATCTTACCTCTGATTATCTGCGGGATAATATGAAAAAACATTTACAGAATGCACCTGCAACGTTCGATTTCATGATACAGTATTTCAAGGACGAGCAAACCACTCCTATCGAAGATGCAGCCATCGAATGGAAAGAATTTGATGCGCCTTATATCAAAGTGGCAGAGCTCAGTATAGATCCGCAGGATTTCTGTACTGCACGCCACGAAGAACTCAGTGAAGCTCTCACATTCTCCCCCTCCAATACACTCAAAGCCAATGAACCTCTTGGAGGTATCAATCGTGCCCGCATCACGATCTATAGGAACCTGAGCCTCTTTCGCCACCGCCGAAACGGCAAGAAGCTGTATGAGCCCCTGCCGGAAAATATTACAAAAGATTAG
- a CDS encoding UDP-2,3-diacylglucosamine diphosphatase, whose product MEPTLTPPARTKIFFTSDAHLGSYYHQDALAVERKLTAWLDSIKYEAIALYLLGDMFDYWFEYKTVVPRGHVRFLGKLAELSDMGVEIHFFAGNHDIWFTDYLGQEIGATIHHRPIITDLLGKRFRLSHGDSEYCPLKKSYNFLYHAFRSPLLIKLYGAIHPRWTVGFAMNWSLRSRKKGLKQETEGKIPHAYRNEYFNVEDEWLVKFSKEYSLQHPDIDFFIYGHRHIMMDLAIKNDKRVVILGDWLSYFSFGVWDGSAFYLEVWDPQEQA is encoded by the coding sequence ATGGAACCAACACTCACTCCTCCGGCAAGAACAAAGATATTCTTTACCAGCGATGCCCATTTAGGCTCATACTATCATCAGGATGCTCTTGCAGTCGAGCGAAAACTCACCGCTTGGCTCGATAGTATCAAATACGAAGCCATCGCACTGTATCTTTTGGGAGACATGTTTGATTACTGGTTCGAGTACAAAACGGTAGTTCCCCGAGGGCATGTGCGTTTTCTGGGTAAGCTGGCGGAGTTAAGTGATATGGGTGTAGAGATACATTTTTTTGCAGGCAATCATGATATATGGTTCACCGATTACCTTGGACAAGAGATAGGAGCTACCATACACCATCGCCCCATTATTACCGATCTTCTGGGCAAAAGATTTAGACTATCTCATGGCGACTCCGAATATTGTCCACTAAAGAAAAGTTACAATTTTCTTTATCATGCATTCCGATCGCCCCTACTCATCAAGCTGTACGGAGCCATTCATCCGAGATGGACGGTGGGGTTCGCCATGAACTGGTCATTACGTAGCAGGAAAAAAGGTCTCAAGCAGGAGACAGAGGGCAAGATTCCTCACGCTTATCGCAATGAGTACTTCAATGTGGAAGATGAGTGGCTGGTAAAGTTTTCCAAAGAATACAGTTTACAACACCCTGATATAGATTTCTTTATCTACGGTCACAGGCACATTATGATGGATCTTGCCATCAAAAATGACAAACGGGTCGTTATTTTGGGTGATTGGTTATCTTACTTCTCCTTCGGGGTGTGGGATGGCTCCGCTTTTTATCTCGAGGTGTGGGATCCCCAAGAACAGGCGTGA
- a CDS encoding organic hydroperoxide resistance protein codes for MQLIYQTQATAVGGREGKVSSADGVLDFKIEIPKEMGGKGGAFTNPEQLFAAGYAACFDSALNLVARKQRIRLKTTETTAKVGIGANENGGFSLAVTIEVLIPDVEREVGEQLIAQAHQVCPYSNATRGNIDVEVKLL; via the coding sequence ATGCAACTTATATATCAAACACAAGCTACCGCGGTAGGCGGACGTGAAGGTAAAGTGTCGTCAGCCGATGGCGTACTGGATTTTAAGATCGAAATACCCAAAGAGATGGGAGGTAAAGGCGGTGCTTTTACCAATCCTGAGCAACTTTTTGCGGCAGGTTATGCTGCTTGCTTCGATAGTGCATTGAATCTGGTGGCTCGTAAGCAGCGTATACGGCTCAAAACCACCGAGACTACTGCAAAGGTGGGTATCGGTGCTAATGAAAATGGTGGCTTCAGCTTGGCTGTGACCATTGAGGTACTTATCCCGGATGTGGAAAGAGAGGTCGGGGAGCAACTTATTGCTCAGGCTCATCAGGTTTGTCCCTATTCCAATGCTACCCGAGGTAATATCGACGTTGAGGTAAAGCTATTGTAA
- a CDS encoding GNAT family N-acetyltransferase translates to MILSDKLSHITLKEYHRLSDTEKDYAINQLVHPVYHQSFPEHERRPWTDFTVLLDTEPDFTLFIVYATETEAPVGFVTRWNIDNWVYIEHFAIDHSHRNKGFGAMVINAVKSLAPSSPLVLEAEPHDGLMASRRIRFYERLGFQQMPFDYFQPPYRPTAKSVPLVLMATVPADRAEISRIADLIHHKVYRFH, encoded by the coding sequence ATGATATTATCAGACAAACTCTCACATATCACACTCAAAGAATATCACAGACTGTCGGATACAGAGAAAGATTACGCTATAAATCAATTGGTACATCCCGTATATCACCAAAGTTTTCCCGAACACGAACGAAGGCCCTGGACTGATTTTACAGTGTTGCTTGATACCGAACCTGATTTTACTCTCTTTATCGTTTATGCCACAGAGACTGAAGCTCCGGTGGGTTTTGTTACTCGTTGGAATATTGACAACTGGGTATACATTGAGCATTTTGCCATTGATCATAGCCATCGTAACAAAGGGTTTGGCGCCATGGTGATCAATGCTGTAAAGTCTTTAGCTCCATCCAGCCCTTTGGTTTTGGAAGCAGAGCCTCATGACGGACTTATGGCCAGCCGTCGTATCCGCTTCTATGAGCGTTTGGGTTTCCAGCAGATGCCTTTCGATTATTTTCAGCCTCCTTATCGCCCCACAGCCAAGTCTGTTCCATTGGTGCTGATGGCTACAGTGCCGGCAGATAGAGCCGAAATATCTCGTATTGCTGATCTCATACACCACAAAGTTTATCGATTTCATTGA